The Maniola jurtina chromosome 1, ilManJurt1.1, whole genome shotgun sequence genome has a window encoding:
- the LOC123877192 gene encoding mannose-P-dolichol utilization defect 1 protein homolog, producing the protein MAEFLKGLILSVLSEKCYNEYFIKYNFLDEPCFKATLSKGLGIGIIAGSILVKVPQILKILGSKSAEGINIYGVLLELFAITANFAYSYIMNFPFSAWGEGTFLAIQTAIIASLVLHYGGAPGKAAAFLATYVGLVSAVVSGYTPKDVLWTMQAINVPIIVIAKSIQVITNYKNGSTGQLSAVTCLLLFGGSIARIFTSIQETGDFIIIVTYCVSTIANGALVLQLFWYWNVVKTNKNINKKKKKRI; encoded by the exons ATGGCTGAGTTTCTAAAAGGATTGATACTGTCCGTCCTATCGGAAAAGTGTTAcaatgaatattttatcaaatacaACTTTCTCGATG AACCATGTTTCAAAGCTACGCTAAGCAAAGGACTCGGTATTGGTATAATCGCTGGCTCGATACTGGTAAAAGTACCACAGATTCTGAAAATACTTGGAAGTAAAAGTGCTGAaggaataaatatttatggagtCTTATTGGAACTATTTGCAATAACTGCAAACTTTGCTTACAGTTATATTATGAACTTCCCTTTTAG TGCTTGGGGAGAAGGTACATTTTTAGCAATACAGACAGCAATCATTGCATCACTGGTGCTTCATTACGGTGGAGCGCCCGGCAAAGCTGCTGCTTTCCTTGCCACTTATGTGGGGCTCGTCTCCGCAGTAGTCAGTGGTTACACACCCAAAGATGTACTATGGACCATGCAAGCTATTAATGTTCCTATCATAGTTATTGCTAAG TCCATCCAAGTGATAACAAACTACAAGAATGGAAGTACAGGCCAACTATCTGCTGTTACCTGCCTCCTTTTGTTTGGAGGAAGTATTGCAAGAATATTCACTTCTATACAAGAAACTGGGGATTTTATCATAATAGTCACATATTGTGTATCAACGATCGCCAATGGAGCCTTGGTCTTGCAACTCTTCTGGTACTGGAATGTAGTCAAAACGAACAAGaatataaataagaaaaagaagaagcgCATATAG